In Prunus dulcis chromosome 1, ALMONDv2, whole genome shotgun sequence, the following are encoded in one genomic region:
- the LOC117638291 gene encoding probable DNA-3-methyladenine glycosylase 2 isoform X2 has translation MGEQTQVQTQTQTQPQTPTPTQPPHHDSIDDTTIAEVSPTPTQLTNAPSQTSSPPSKIPFRPRKIRKLSPDTSDPNSSQQIVALPDNPKPLPAAAKSAKSKAVQQRALSAPKIAARPLSCEGEVEAAIRHLRNADPLLAPLIDLHQRPTFDTFQTPFLALTRSILYQQLAYKAGNSIYTRFVSLCGGEACVVPETVLAQTPQQLRQIGVSGRKASYLHDLARKYQNGILSDAAIVNMDDKSLFTMLTMVNGIGSWSVHMFMIFSLHRPDVLPINDLSMRKGVQLLYNLDELPRPSQMEHLCEKWRPYRSVAACYMWRFSESKGAPSSAAAVAAGATLPPQQQQEEQQQQHPQHPQQQQLMDSLSSLINIGACTWGP, from the coding sequence ATGGGCGAGCAAACCCAGGTCCagacccaaacccaaacccagCCTCAGACTCCGACTCCGACCCAACCGCCTCACCATGACTCCATCGACGACACCACAATCGCCGAAGTGAGCCCCACACCCACCCAACTCACCAATGCTCCCTCTCAAACTTCATCGCCCCCTTCCAAAATCCCCTTCCGCCCCCGAAAGATCCGCAAGTTATCGCCCGACACCTCCGACCCCAATTCCTCCCAACAAATCGTCGCCTTACCCGACAACCCCAAACCCCTTCCCGCCGCCGCCAAGTCCGCCAAGTCCAAGGCCGTCCAGCAACGGGCCCTTTCGGCCCCGAAAATCGCAGCGCGGCCGCTTTCCTGCGAAGGTGAGGTCGAGGCGGCAATCCGCCATCTCCGAAACGCCGATCCGCTCCTGGCTCCGTTGATCGACCTCCACCAGCGGCCGACCTTTGACACCTTCCAGACCCCCTTCCTTGCCTTAACCCGTAGCATTCTCTACCAGCAACTCGCATACAAGGCCGGCAATTCGATCTACACGCGCTTCGTCAGCCTGTGCGGCGGCGAGGCCTGTGTCGTCCCCGAGACGGTCCTCGCCCAAACGCCTCAGCAGCTCCGCCAAATCGGGGTTTCGGGCCGAAAAGCCAGCTACCTCCACGACTTGGCCAGAAAGTACCAGAACGGGATTCTATCGGACGCGGCGATTGTAAATATGGACGACAAGTCGCTGTTCACAATGCTGACGATGGTCAATGGGATCGGCTCTTGGTCTGTGCACATGTTCATGATTTTCTCGCTTCACAGGCCCGACGTACTTCCGATCAACGACCTCAGCATGCGCAAAGGCGTTCAGCTTCTCTACAATCTTGACGAGTTGCCTCGGCCGTCTCAGATGGAGCATTTGTGTGAGAAGTGGCGGCCGTACCGGTCCGTCGCGGCTTGTTATATGTGGAGATTTAGTGAATCCAAGGGAGCACCTTCGAGTGCGGCGGCCGTGGCGGCTGGTGCGACTCTACCGCCACAGCAGCAGCAGGAGGAGCAGCAACAACAGCATCCGCAGCACCCTCAGCAACAGCAGCTTATGGATTCACTCAGCAGTCTTATTAATATTGG
- the LOC117638291 gene encoding probable DNA-3-methyladenine glycosylase 2 isoform X1, with the protein MGEQTQVQTQTQTQPQTPTPTQPPHHDSIDDTTIAEVSPTPTQLTNAPSQTSSPPSKIPFRPRKIRKLSPDTSDPNSSQQIVALPDNPKPLPAAAKSAKSKAVQQRALSAPKIAARPLSCEGEVEAAIRHLRNADPLLAPLIDLHQRPTFDTFQTPFLALTRSILYQQLAYKAGNSIYTRFVSLCGGEACVVPETVLAQTPQQLRQIGVSGRKASYLHDLARKYQNGILSDAAIVNMDDKSLFTMLTMVNGIGSWSVHMFMIFSLHRPDVLPINDLSMRKGVQLLYNLDELPRPSQMEHLCEKWRPYRSVAACYMWRFSESKGAPSSAAAVAAGATLPPQQQQEEQQQQHPQHPQQQQLMDSLSSLINIGNGACIHGELSFSMSCDTGPVPGDLDREWN; encoded by the coding sequence ATGGGCGAGCAAACCCAGGTCCagacccaaacccaaacccagCCTCAGACTCCGACTCCGACCCAACCGCCTCACCATGACTCCATCGACGACACCACAATCGCCGAAGTGAGCCCCACACCCACCCAACTCACCAATGCTCCCTCTCAAACTTCATCGCCCCCTTCCAAAATCCCCTTCCGCCCCCGAAAGATCCGCAAGTTATCGCCCGACACCTCCGACCCCAATTCCTCCCAACAAATCGTCGCCTTACCCGACAACCCCAAACCCCTTCCCGCCGCCGCCAAGTCCGCCAAGTCCAAGGCCGTCCAGCAACGGGCCCTTTCGGCCCCGAAAATCGCAGCGCGGCCGCTTTCCTGCGAAGGTGAGGTCGAGGCGGCAATCCGCCATCTCCGAAACGCCGATCCGCTCCTGGCTCCGTTGATCGACCTCCACCAGCGGCCGACCTTTGACACCTTCCAGACCCCCTTCCTTGCCTTAACCCGTAGCATTCTCTACCAGCAACTCGCATACAAGGCCGGCAATTCGATCTACACGCGCTTCGTCAGCCTGTGCGGCGGCGAGGCCTGTGTCGTCCCCGAGACGGTCCTCGCCCAAACGCCTCAGCAGCTCCGCCAAATCGGGGTTTCGGGCCGAAAAGCCAGCTACCTCCACGACTTGGCCAGAAAGTACCAGAACGGGATTCTATCGGACGCGGCGATTGTAAATATGGACGACAAGTCGCTGTTCACAATGCTGACGATGGTCAATGGGATCGGCTCTTGGTCTGTGCACATGTTCATGATTTTCTCGCTTCACAGGCCCGACGTACTTCCGATCAACGACCTCAGCATGCGCAAAGGCGTTCAGCTTCTCTACAATCTTGACGAGTTGCCTCGGCCGTCTCAGATGGAGCATTTGTGTGAGAAGTGGCGGCCGTACCGGTCCGTCGCGGCTTGTTATATGTGGAGATTTAGTGAATCCAAGGGAGCACCTTCGAGTGCGGCGGCCGTGGCGGCTGGTGCGACTCTACCGCCACAGCAGCAGCAGGAGGAGCAGCAACAACAGCATCCGCAGCACCCTCAGCAACAGCAGCTTATGGATTCACTCAGCAGTCTTATTAATATTGG